The Flaviramulus sp. BrNp1-15 genome has a window encoding:
- a CDS encoding DUF6089 family protein, with protein MRHLIILALSILTINLSHSQINEIGVFAGGSNFIGDVGATDYISPNQLAIGGIYKWNRSRRHSYRASLIFSELEGIDVNSDDPRRIQRGYEFSSKIIEASLGIEFTFMDFNLHSGEKIGTPYLYSGVSATNHDNHYFLNGTQTQENTSSWAYGIPMAIGYKSNFLGNFIFGIEIGARYTFSDELDGSIPNDQSKQQFRFGNINNNDWYVFSGITLTYTFGENPCYCVD; from the coding sequence ATGAGGCATTTAATCATATTAGCTTTAAGCATTTTAACTATCAACTTAAGCCACTCTCAAATTAATGAAATAGGTGTTTTTGCAGGCGGCAGTAATTTTATTGGAGATGTTGGAGCAACAGATTATATCTCACCAAACCAATTAGCAATTGGTGGTATATATAAATGGAATAGAAGTAGAAGACATTCATATAGAGCGTCTTTAATTTTTAGTGAGTTGGAAGGTATTGATGTTAATTCAGATGATCCTAGACGTATTCAAAGAGGTTATGAATTTTCCAGTAAAATAATTGAAGCATCATTGGGTATAGAATTTACGTTTATGGATTTTAATCTTCATTCAGGAGAAAAAATAGGCACACCTTATTTGTATTCAGGAGTAAGTGCCACAAATCATGATAATCATTACTTTTTAAATGGTACTCAAACTCAAGAAAACACATCTAGTTGGGCATATGGTATACCTATGGCAATTGGTTATAAATCAAATTTTCTAGGTAACTTTATATTTGGCATTGAAATTGGAGCTCGATATACATTTTCTGATGAGCTTGATGGAAGTATTCCTAATGATCAATCCAAACAACAATTCCGTTTTGGAAATATAAATAACAATGATTGGTATGTGTTTTCTGGTATTACATTAACTTATACCTTTGGAGAAAATCCATGTTATTGTGTAGATTAA
- a CDS encoding isoprenyl transferase → MNLKDNIQTKTLPKHIAIIMDGNGRWAKQKGMMRAFGHENGTKSVRQTVEACAELGIENLTLYAFSTENWNRPKLEVQTLMKLLVSSLKKEISTLQDNNIKLSAIGCLETLPKKVHKELLEVIENTKHNNRMTLTLALSYGSREEIINTVKEISIKVKNNIISPENIEESIINEHLYTQNLPDVDLLIRTSGEQRISNFLLWQIAYAELYFTDILWPDFTKQHLYEAIIEYQKRERRFGKTSEQLS, encoded by the coding sequence ATGAATTTAAAAGACAACATACAAACTAAAACATTACCAAAACATATTGCCATTATTATGGATGGTAACGGTCGTTGGGCCAAACAAAAAGGTATGATGCGTGCTTTTGGTCACGAAAATGGTACAAAATCAGTAAGACAAACGGTTGAGGCTTGCGCCGAATTAGGTATTGAAAACTTAACACTTTATGCTTTCTCTACAGAAAACTGGAACCGACCAAAACTAGAAGTACAAACTTTAATGAAGCTTTTAGTGTCTTCATTAAAAAAAGAAATTTCAACACTTCAAGATAATAACATAAAGCTTTCTGCCATTGGATGTTTAGAAACTTTACCTAAAAAAGTACATAAAGAACTTTTAGAAGTTATAGAAAACACCAAGCATAACAACAGAATGACTTTAACCCTTGCATTAAGCTATGGTTCTAGGGAGGAAATCATAAACACTGTTAAAGAAATTAGTATTAAAGTTAAAAATAATATAATTTCGCCCGAAAATATTGAAGAATCAATTATAAATGAGCATCTTTACACGCAAAATTTACCAGATGTAGATTTGCTTATTAGAACAAGTGGGGAGCAACGTATAAGTAATTTTTTGCTTTGGCAAATCGCTTATGCCGAATTATATTTCACAGATATATTGTGGCCAGATTTTACCAAGCAACATTTGTATGAAGCTATTATTGAATATCAAAAAAGAGAACGACGATTTGGGAAAACAAGTGAACAACTTAGTTAA
- the bamA gene encoding outer membrane protein assembly factor BamA — translation MKLLLNIKKENDDLGKQVNNLVNTLPVITYLKYSITLLFFVASISIQAQDLQYSNGKKYTLGDISVSGNTTFSEQTIVTYSGLRKGKEMTIPGEDIANAIKKLWNSKLFSDIEIYITKIEDDVAYLEIRLSDLPQLNELKINGVKKGKQESIIKESKLNKGVKVTENLITTTKNFLQRKYKKEGFVNTKVHINTIEVKDSIDKARVNMVLNIDKGEKVKIKDIEFTGNDVLSDKRLRKAMKSTKQINRLRILKRSKFIDSAYQADLGHVIEKYKENGYRDARVISDSVIINDDKTISLKIDVNEGELYTFGDITFIGNTVYTNQQLSRLLRIRKGDTYNGVELQKRIADNSKPDAQDITNLYQNNGYLFSSIESVEVSADNNVIDLEIRITEGKPAYFNSVSVVGNDKTNDHVVYREIRTRPGQLYSKANVVRTVRELGQLGFFDAQEISPNFINPNPNEGTIDMEYSVKETGSSQIELQGGYGGGGFIGTLGLSFNNFSIKDIFKKEAYKPIPMGDGQKLALRLQASRFYQTYSFSFSEPWLGGKRPVQFSTSLSHTKQFLYNPITRNADKSRSFNITGITFGLAKRLSVPDDYFTLSQAISFQRYDLNNYNTGLFTFGDGYSNNLSYTIGLSRNNTNIDPIYPTGGSNFSVTGKFSLPYSLFNGVDYEALKAERDENSNIVADVNSNNLERTNASNRISEIDQERYSWLEFYKVKFSGEWYTQLAKDLVLRPKIEFGFLGAYDNDRGAIPFERFFLGGDGLGNFSLDGREIIQLRGYPNQSLTHLDETTGRASNDGSSIYNKFSLELRYPITLKASAKIYALGFLEGGVSAENFRDYNPFNINRSAGLGIRIFMPAFGLLGIDFGHGFDALPGETGKHGWETHFIIGQQF, via the coding sequence ATGAAGCTATTATTGAATATCAAAAAAGAGAACGACGATTTGGGAAAACAAGTGAACAACTTAGTTAATACTTTACCTGTAATAACATATTTAAAGTACAGCATAACACTATTATTTTTTGTTGCAAGCATAAGCATTCAAGCACAAGACTTACAATATAGCAACGGCAAAAAATACACCCTAGGAGACATCTCTGTTTCTGGAAATACTACATTTAGCGAGCAAACCATAGTAACCTATTCTGGTTTAAGAAAAGGAAAGGAAATGACTATTCCTGGAGAAGACATAGCCAATGCCATTAAAAAACTCTGGAACTCAAAATTATTCAGTGATATTGAAATCTACATTACTAAAATAGAAGATGATGTTGCTTACTTAGAAATACGATTATCAGATTTACCGCAGCTTAACGAGTTAAAAATTAACGGTGTAAAAAAAGGCAAACAAGAAAGTATTATAAAAGAATCTAAGCTTAATAAAGGTGTCAAAGTAACCGAAAACCTTATAACTACAACAAAAAACTTTCTTCAAAGGAAATACAAAAAAGAAGGTTTTGTTAATACTAAAGTCCATATAAATACCATAGAAGTTAAAGACTCTATTGATAAAGCTAGAGTAAATATGGTGCTTAATATTGATAAAGGAGAAAAAGTAAAAATTAAAGACATAGAGTTTACAGGTAATGATGTTTTAAGTGATAAAAGGCTTCGTAAAGCCATGAAAAGCACCAAACAGATTAATCGTCTACGAATTTTAAAACGTTCAAAATTTATTGACTCTGCTTATCAGGCAGATTTAGGTCACGTTATAGAAAAATACAAAGAAAACGGTTATAGAGATGCCCGTGTTATTTCTGATAGCGTCATTATTAATGATGATAAAACCATATCTCTTAAAATTGATGTAAACGAAGGTGAACTTTACACTTTTGGGGATATTACTTTTATTGGTAATACCGTTTACACAAACCAACAGTTAAGCAGACTTTTACGTATTAGAAAAGGTGATACTTATAATGGTGTTGAATTACAAAAACGTATTGCAGACAATAGTAAACCAGATGCTCAAGATATTACAAATTTATATCAAAATAATGGCTATTTATTTTCGAGTATAGAATCTGTTGAGGTTAGTGCAGATAACAATGTTATCGATTTAGAAATAAGAATAACCGAAGGCAAACCAGCTTATTTTAATAGTGTTTCTGTTGTTGGAAACGACAAAACAAACGACCATGTGGTGTATAGAGAAATCCGTACACGCCCAGGACAATTATACAGTAAAGCAAATGTAGTACGTACCGTTCGTGAACTTGGTCAATTAGGCTTTTTTGATGCTCAAGAAATTTCTCCGAATTTCATTAATCCAAACCCAAATGAAGGTACCATAGATATGGAGTACTCGGTTAAAGAAACTGGATCTAGCCAAATTGAACTACAAGGTGGTTATGGCGGTGGTGGTTTTATAGGTACACTAGGTTTGTCTTTTAATAATTTTTCAATAAAAGATATATTTAAAAAAGAAGCTTATAAACCAATACCTATGGGTGATGGACAAAAACTGGCGCTTCGTTTACAAGCTAGTAGATTTTACCAAACCTATAGTTTTTCGTTTTCAGAACCTTGGTTAGGTGGTAAACGCCCTGTTCAGTTCTCTACATCATTATCACATACAAAACAGTTTTTATACAATCCTATAACAAGAAATGCTGATAAAAGCAGAAGTTTTAATATTACAGGAATTACATTTGGTTTAGCAAAAAGGCTGTCTGTTCCAGATGATTATTTTACACTATCACAAGCAATAAGTTTTCAACGTTACGATTTAAACAATTATAACACAGGCTTATTTACTTTTGGTGATGGATATTCAAACAACTTATCTTATACCATAGGTCTTAGTAGAAATAACACCAATATAGATCCTATTTATCCAACTGGTGGTTCCAATTTTTCTGTTACAGGTAAATTCTCATTGCCATATTCCTTATTTAACGGTGTAGATTATGAAGCGCTTAAGGCAGAAAGAGATGAAAATAGTAATATAGTAGCAGATGTTAACAGTAATAACTTAGAAAGAACCAATGCTTCGAATAGAATTTCTGAAATTGACCAAGAACGTTATAGTTGGTTAGAATTTTATAAGGTAAAATTCTCTGGAGAGTGGTACACGCAATTAGCTAAAGATCTGGTTTTAAGACCTAAAATTGAGTTTGGCTTTTTAGGAGCTTATGACAATGATAGAGGAGCTATACCTTTTGAACGTTTCTTCCTTGGTGGAGATGGTTTAGGTAATTTCTCACTAGATGGTAGAGAAATAATTCAGTTACGTGGATATCCTAATCAATCTCTAACCCATTTAGATGAAACAACGGGTAGAGCATCTAATGATGGTTCAAGTATCTATAATAAATTTTCATTAGAACTACGTTACCCAATAACACTTAAAGCTTCAGCAAAAATTTATGCTTTAGGCTTTTTAGAAGGTGGTGTATCAGCTGAAAACTTTAGAGATTATAATCCATTCAACATCAATCGTTCTGCTGGTTTAGGTATTCGTATTTTTATGCCTGCATTTGGTTTATTAGGTATCGACTTTGGTCATGGATTTGATGCCTTACCAGGCGAAACAGGTAAACATGGATGGGAAACACACTTCATTATTGGTCAACAGTTTTAA
- a CDS encoding OmpH family outer membrane protein, protein MKNNVLFLLTLVFMLSLSIHAQRGVRIAYVDTEYILENVPEYQEATAQLNDKAQKWKNEIQEKLAVIEQKRKDLSNEKALLTKELIDEREEDINFEEQEILDYQQKRFGPNGDLFIQQKQLMQPVQDQIFAAVQDLAEGRKYDLVLDKSETNMLYSNKAYDISEQILRSITRASKRSQAQSKSERKAAEDEELIPEINYEKEAREKALEEKKAERESAIEKARQEKLAAREAKVKAAEERRQKILEEREKAKQSKIDDRNKTVETEENEDEASKTTEAKADGETKTRAQLIEENRQKKLADRAARKKALEDKKKKILEEREKAKDSTNTNN, encoded by the coding sequence ATGAAAAATAACGTTCTTTTTTTACTGACATTAGTTTTTATGCTAAGCCTTTCAATACACGCACAACGTGGTGTAAGAATAGCTTATGTAGATACTGAATATATTTTAGAAAATGTTCCTGAATATCAAGAAGCAACAGCTCAATTAAATGACAAAGCTCAAAAATGGAAAAATGAAATTCAAGAAAAATTAGCTGTAATTGAACAAAAACGAAAAGATTTAAGCAACGAAAAAGCCCTTTTAACAAAGGAACTTATTGATGAGCGAGAAGAAGATATCAATTTTGAAGAACAGGAAATTTTAGATTATCAGCAAAAACGTTTTGGACCAAATGGTGATTTATTCATTCAACAAAAACAGTTAATGCAACCTGTGCAAGATCAAATTTTTGCAGCGGTTCAAGATTTAGCAGAAGGCAGAAAATACGATTTGGTTTTAGATAAATCTGAAACTAACATGCTTTACTCTAATAAAGCTTATGATATTAGCGAGCAAATATTAAGAAGCATTACTCGAGCATCAAAACGTTCACAGGCACAATCAAAATCTGAAAGAAAAGCTGCTGAAGATGAAGAATTAATTCCAGAAATTAATTACGAAAAAGAAGCCAGAGAAAAAGCTTTAGAAGAAAAGAAAGCTGAACGTGAAAGTGCTATTGAAAAAGCAAGACAAGAAAAATTGGCCGCTAGAGAAGCCAAAGTAAAAGCCGCTGAAGAAAGACGTCAAAAAATATTAGAAGAACGCGAAAAAGCAAAACAGTCTAAAATAGACGACAGAAACAAAACAGTTGAAACTGAGGAGAATGAAGATGAAGCATCAAAAACAACAGAAGCAAAAGCAGATGGTGAAACAAAAACCAGAGCACAACTTATAGAAGAAAACAGACAAAAAAAATTAGCTGATAGAGCAGCAAGAAAAAAAGCTCTTGAGGATAAAAAGAAAAAGATTTTAGAAGAACGCGAAAAAGCAAAAGATAGTACAAACACAAACAATTAA
- a CDS encoding OmpH family outer membrane protein, protein MKQLKTLLLATALCIGTISFTQAQSKIAHINTQELIAAMPAAKAAQAEIETLGKTYQTDIQASITEYQNTVKQYEAEAATKTDEENQKRGLELQEKQQRIQQFRADAQKDLAQKEAELFQPIQEAAMKAINEVAKAQGYDYVLDRATLIVAEGKDILADVKKQLGI, encoded by the coding sequence ATGAAACAATTAAAAACACTTTTATTAGCAACTGCATTATGCATTGGAACAATAAGTTTTACACAAGCACAAAGCAAAATTGCACATATAAATACCCAAGAATTAATTGCAGCAATGCCAGCAGCAAAAGCAGCACAAGCTGAAATTGAAACTTTAGGTAAAACGTATCAAACAGATATTCAAGCGTCTATTACAGAATACCAAAATACTGTAAAACAATACGAAGCTGAGGCTGCTACAAAAACTGATGAAGAAAACCAAAAAAGAGGTTTAGAGTTACAAGAAAAGCAACAACGTATTCAGCAATTTAGAGCAGATGCTCAAAAAGATTTAGCTCAAAAAGAAGCTGAATTATTTCAACCAATTCAAGAAGCAGCAATGAAAGCTATAAATGAAGTAGCTAAAGCTCAAGGTTACGACTATGTTTTAGACAGAGCCACTTTAATTGTAGCTGAAGGAAAAGATATTTTAGCTGATGTTAAAAAACAATTAGGCATCTAA